The DNA region GGGAGAGTTGGAGGCGCCGGCAGTAAGCTCGTCTTGCAGTGGAAAGGGACGCTGACAGCGTTTATTAGCAAATCTAGAGATATGCCAGTTTCGAGGTTCTCGCGGACGCGTGCTTCAATCCACAGTCATATCCACAGCGTTGACCCAATACCTTGACTTAAGGGCATAAAGAGTGGCtctgaggaggagaacaaGCTTCGAGCTTCGGTCCATGACATaagagggaaaaggtaGAGAGATGTTTGCGAAAGATTTAGCGCAGGGCATGATCGGTGTTGGCTCCGGTATGGGCTATGGTTTTGCGTCTGTATATCCTTATCACCCCGTTTGCATGGCTACATCTGCAGGCAAGATAAAACCGAAGTCGATGGCAACGGTATGAGGGTCAGCTGCGACCATTGTCAAAGCTCGTCATTAGCGCCCAAGGCTAGCCTCTCCCTCGACGTCCCCTCAGCAACATCCCTTACCTCATGCTGGCTTCCGCTTTCACCTTCGCCTTCTCAGTCCACGGCCTCCACAGCAAGATGAGAAGGCAGGACGGGGATGGCCAGATTTCCCATTTATCGCGAGTGACTCGCTGTTTGGGTTTTTTCATTTAGCTTTTTTAGTTGTACGAGCTCTTTTTGTACTTGCTCGGGGTCAAACCTGGAGTCAGGGATGTAGAGACAAGGTGGCAGACATAGTAATAAATGGGAATTGGGAAATGCGAAGAATGAACAGCATACGGAACAAGAAGCATATGCATAACGCATATTAATAAAGGTGTTTTTGGGGTGCCGGGTATCGGTTCGGTGGCTAAACTCCACCAGCAGCCgcctcctcgtcttctcttctgcttATTTATGACGGGATCGTTGCACGACATTTTTGCCGTAACAGAACATCTATAATCGCATTACTTGTATTCATTCATCCACTTTATATAATcacatccacctccaaccACCTCCAGCcacctccatttcctccatcCACCTCATCCACTGCATACGTTCCTTTCCAGCATCTAAGAACTCGACGATAATACCTGGTAAGTCTTCCAGCGATCTCCCAAGCCTTGGTCTGTCCCAGCCCTGTCTTGGCTCTCAAGTATTGCTAAGAGTCTATCTACCAATCACCATCCCCTGACCCTATCGTCCTCATCTCACATATTATGACAACATCCCTATCCTCGGTGATAGGGCATGGTGCATAGCCCTGCTGTGGACTGTCGGGCAACAGCATCAACAACGTTCTAAATTTTGATCGGCGGCTATAGTTAGGTGTATCCGCGTGATTCGACCCTACACAATATTCCCTGTCGACGTCGGATATCAGATCTGCTTCCATTATAACACGTTTTGACGACTCTTGCTGACACGCATACATAACAGTAACAGGTCAAGGGTCAAGATGGTGGTCACGGTCATTGCTCCTCACGATTTACATCGAAACAGTCCATCCAACGCTGCTGACGCTTTGAGCTCTGGCTTGTCGCCCATCTCCTTCGACCAGCGGGATCGTGGCCACAACACAGGCTACAAGTTGAGTCCTGAATCCAGTGCTGTAATATCTTCGCCACCGCAGCCGACCCACATGTCGCTCCCTAGACGGAGCGATACCTTCCCACCTTCCTTAGAAAGCGACGAATTAGACCATGCCGGCCCATCGCACGCTACGTCGAGACCCAtaccgccaccaccaaacCCAAGGAGACATCGGTCTGGGATTTTAATGTCGCGTGTAAGAGCAGCGAGTGGATCATCAATCAAGATGAAATCCGCAGTATCGGGAAGCAAGAGCCACGGTGATCTTATGTCAGTGGTCGAAAGGATTGACGATGAtcttgttgaggatgacgaaatggaagagttggaCGAGGAAGCTGATTTTGATAAGGATGAATCACTCCGGAGAAGACGGTTACGCGGAAGGAGCaatgatggatggaagaggatagtTAGCGAAGGCGGCCGACACGAAAGCACagatgaaggtggtgaGGCATCTTTCTGGGACAATTCGTAAGTTTCTCgttttccccttctcaacaCAACCTAAACTCACCCCATGAAGCGCACGATACTATCATCACCTGCATTCACACCCGTCCTCCCGCACTGGCTCCATCACTGCATCCCCTGAACCTTCCCCCGTTGCCTCACACTCAGCTTCCCCGATTATCGTTCCACGCAGCTTGTCTTTGCCACAACACGGCATTGGTCCCCCATTGCAAGGAACTTCGAAATCTCTATCTCCAAACCAGCAATTTTTACAATCACGTCTACCTCCCACATTTCCTAATTGCCCCAATGGGACGGTTCAAGAAACCAATTTCCAAGAACACTTTTGTCCAGCAGCTATGGTATTCACTCCCACGACACAAGAGTGGAAGGACTTTCAAGCCATGCCCGAATGGAAAACATTGCATGAgtcgaaagaagaaacaagTTTTAGTGGCGGCAGTAGCGAAGATGCAGCCCAGAACCAACATAGTCGGCACGCAAGTCTCGAGAGCGATTCTGACAAGTTCCTTTCGGCGCGACCTGCTCTTCGCTCAACGATCTCAGCAGAGTATCTGGGCCCCGAAGACTATCATACTCCTGATCCCGGTTCTCCATCTGGCAAGAGTGGTGAAATTGATGATTCTGCCAAACCATCATTTAAACCCAACATCATCTCAGCAAGCCCCATCATTTATCCCACAGACAGAATGGCGAGCTCGGTGGTACCATTCGATTTTTCGTCTACAGCTGAAGAGTCGCAACTTCCTGACGGTCGTATAATGAGCCATGGTGCTCTTGGGCTGGAAAACACAGCGCCAACTTTGAGCAGTAATGATCATGTCGTACGCAACTCTGACCATCCTCCCCCGCCTGTCAGATGGAACAGTATTGGCAATCGTGACTCATTGCGTGCAGTACATGGACCCGAAGCTCCGACCTTACCGCGTACTAAAACGAAACGTGAActggaaagggagaagcTATTAAAAATGGTGGACGAAGAATTGGAGGCAGAAAATCAACTATCGAAGAACGACGGTTGGGGCGGCGGCGTGCAACAGATTGGAAATGGGTTAGGGTTGGACCACGTGAAGAGTAACAGTACAGGTAATATACAATCTGTGAAgcttgttgaggaagagaaaggacCAATACCAGATGTGAGGATTGATCCTGATGCACTGGAGAGACCGAGTTCGGCCGATCCTTTGGAGAACAGTAAGCTTGGAATGCAGCCACCTAATCCGTTTGACAGCGGATTCGGCCAAGCTCAAAGCAAGCTCAACCAAAAggcttctctttcccccacTCATCCGTTCAAGCCCTCGCCGCTCAATGCGGAGCCTATAGTGGCTGAGGATGCCCATTCTATTCCTTCAACGACTTCTGTTACTCCTCACGATACGACTCCTACAGGTGAAATTCCTCCACCGATTTTTCCCGAACCGCCGGCAACGTCTCTTGACAGTATTCGGGACTATGCTCGGGGTCTAGCGCCGCCTGGCTCACCTAGAACTGGAGACGCAGTACCGCCCAAGTCACCACGTTCTACCCGTAAAAGGGATACCAATCGTGTCAGTCTCGTTGCCGGTAGGGTGGTTCAACCCTTTACTCTTCCGGCATCGACCTCTCTTCCGGCATCCTCTAAGCCACCCGAAAGTCCTTCACTTCAGGCATTTTCCCCTTTTCGTTCACCCGCCCTATCCCGCCCCTCCAGCGCCACGTTACAGCATCATTCATTCTCAAGGCTTGATTCTACTCTCAGCATCGCACCCAGCACAGGTGTGCCGAGCGAATGCGGAACCCctacagaggagaaggccggaggaatgggaggaCGTGGGATTGATGATTATGTTATTTTGAAAGAGGCTGGTAAAGGAGCTTACGGGCTGGTCATGAGGGCGAAATTGAAGGGGCCAAAGGGAGAGCCAGTGGGGGTAAGTATTACGGTGCTCGATTCGTTCTTGCGCTGATTGTTTCTGCAGGATGAAGTCATCATTAAATACATTATCAAAGCAAGAATCTTGGCAGATTGTTGGAAAAAACACAAGGTGCTTGGTCCGATCCCCGTCGAGAGTGAGTTCAAGTATGATGTATGAAAATAATCATGACTAACGAGCCCACAGTCCACGTCATGGATCAGCTTCGCCACCTTCTGTACACTCCACCGAAGCAGATGAATCCATGGGATCCTGCTCGTTCTCGGTCTGGAGCTACTAAGCCAGACGGAGCATCTAGATCCGACAATGAAGTTGTCTCAACGCTAGAGACGCCGGGTTCGCCAGGGTCTGGTTCAGAAAATGGCAGACTGTACACTTCAACTCAAAAGCATATTGCCGAAGAGATTAAGTCTTCGCCACAGAGGGGTCACCCCAACATCTGCAAGTTGGTTGATTTCTTTGAGGATAAAGAATTTTACTACCGTAAGTATGACTCTGCCTAGTCGTTGACAATATATTGACGCAGTCTGCAGTGGTCATGCCCTGCTTTGGCAATGGGATGGACTTGTTTGACCGTGTGGAGTCACAGCCCTCCGGCCTCGAGTCCTTCGAGGTCCGTTCGCTTATAGGCCAGCTTAGTGACGCCGTTCAGTTCTTGCACGCCAATGGCATTGTCCATCGCGATatcaaggatgagaatgtCGTTCTCGACGGGTCTGGACATTGTCAGCTCATAGATTTTGGTTCTGCCGCACATTGGAGACCAGGCAAAAAATGGGATACCTTTTCTGGAACTTTGCACTACGCTTCGCCAGAGATTTTGCGGGGCGAGATGTACGGAGGGAAGGAGCAAGATATCTGGGCGTTGGGCGTGGTCACTTATGTCCTTCTGGTTGGCGAGACGCCTTTCTCTGAGCTACCCGATGAGGTGCTCCACGGTCTTGCGCCCGATAGCAAAGCCTATGCTGCGCTGATGGATAGGTGCGGAGCAGGgcacgaagaagagggcgaggaaaGTGATGGCGGAGGGAAGTTGCGTGATGCTGCAGATTTTGTGATGCGATGCATGGAGCCGGAAGTGGGAGACAGACCTAGCGCAGAGGTGCTCTTAGAGCATAGATACCTCAGGGGGAGAGATGGGTGGGTGGGTAAAAAGGGGTGGATCAAAGTTTGAAGTTTTCAGATGTAGCAAGGCAAAAAGTAATATCTCATATGGACCCGGGGCTCTGTCAATGCAGATTAAGCGCGAGGGTATTAACGTATGTTTCTATTAGTAGAATTGGTATATCTCAGTAGTAGCCACGGTCTATGTTTGTGCCATTATATCGCATGAGGCTATGcattcaccatcttctcgatGAGACCGCATCTTGGGTTTTGAGGCGAGCGACGAGTTCGAGTCTCTCTCTAGCGTTACGTAATGGTGGAATGCCGATAAAGAGAACCTACCGCCGCCATTACGGGGCGGCTGTTGTCTGAGCCAATGGAAAGTGATTCTGGGGCGGCTGTTGTGCGTTTGACGGGGCGGCATGACGTAATGTGTTGACACCAGCTTCTTGGGGTCTCCGCTGCCAACCGGCCCCTGCTTATCAAGCATGTTCTTATCTCCAGCGGCCCGCAACTGATGGCACCGCTCAATCTCCAGCCACTCATGTGCCCGCACGCTTCCTCCGCATCAAGCATATCTGCATCTGCCTTCTTACTCGTTACCATCCGCCCTCACTTGCCATCTCCCCGCTCGCTTCCCACCTTGTCCATACTTTTCAGATACGACATCGTCCGACATCGGCCTTGACGTTCCGTCTTACATTTCATGTTCTGTCACGAAGCGGTCAGTAACAACAAGCAGAAATTGTACACGAATAATCAACTTCacactcttctttcccttgtcACTTTGTTCGCACAAGTGCCCTCACATTCCATTCATCACTTCTCAAACTTTCGTCCTGAGATTGCAACGACTGCTATTTTAACCTCAACTACGGCAATTTCCGATAACATGAGCTTTTAAGGTTCCAATATTACCCTATTATCCCATGCCAAGGACAGAGGAGACCCAGTACCCCGGCGCAGGGACACTTTATGTGTACTCAGCCTCCCCTCATAGAGGTATAAGTCCCTCAAGAAGCAATAAACGGCGACAGTCACCATCTGCGTGGGCTACTATCCCGACGAAATGGGAAGACATTGTGACGGTAAGTGCTCTAGGTCGCCCGTGCACATGCAGTGAAAGGCTGTTTTTATGTGTTGAAGAAAAACTCACGTATATGGGTACACAGATCAAAGAAGAGCCGGTGACGATGGCTACACCAGATAGTTTACTCCAAAATGGCATCGCCGAGTTCACGTATCTACCTTACTCCTCAGAAGGAGTATtaggaagagggaagttTAGCACTGTTTACAAAGTAACCGGGTCTGACGGAAACTATGTAAGCTACCATTCCAAATAATACGTATGCTGTAACTTACGCATTGATCTCTGTACTATCAGCATGCTCTCAAGCATACCCCTCTGTATCCCCATCACCCACTTATATCTGCTCGACTGCTGCGTGAACCCACTTTGTTGGCCGAATTGCCGCGGCATCCATGTCTTATTGGTGTGGAAGGCTGGGTTCGCACTGAAGGGCATTTCTACCTCGTCGGTGAGCCCCTATATATTTGACTGTGTACAGCCGGCGACAGCTGATAAAAGCTGATCAACGATTCATAGAGGAGTACGCCACCAACCATGTTCCACTTCCCACACACCCTCTTCCTATTACACCATCCAGAGCTGCCTACATTCTCGACCAACTCGTCTCCTGTGTGAGAGATACGCTGCATGAAAAGGGACGAGTCTGTCATCGCGATCTCAAGGGCGATAATATCCTGGTAGATGCTGATAGCGGAGACATCATCATACTGGGTAAGGGAATATGTACTAGACCTCCCCTCCCACTTCTTTGCTAACAGCCTTGCCAGATCTTGGTCTTGCAACCAGGTTTTCTATGAGTCAACCCAAATTGTCGACATGTTGTGGCAGCCCCGCCTTTCATGTACGTAGTCCAAGGACACATTTCCAAGCATACGTACTGATCTTTTCTCAGTCCCCAGAGATAGTGATGGCTCTCTCGCGACCACCAGGGGAAATCACGTATTACGGCCCTGAGCTCGATATCTGGTGCATAGCTCTCACTCTCCTTTCTCTACTTCTACAAGTCCGGTTTCCCCTCGGTCCAAAACATACATCTCCCTACGTTATGCGAGAACGAGCCATGGATCGTTTGCAAGAGCTCGACGAGCTCTATCCTCGTCACAGTCCTTGGAGACCAAGACCGTTGTCCCGCTCAGCGCGAATGAACGGATATGACAGAGCAAATACTCAGGACACTGACGTGGATTTCGAGAAACATGAGTGGAGAAGAGTACGGAAAGCTATGGATGATTTCTTGGACATTGATGGAGTGAGGCGAATGGAAAAGTTCAGAGCTTATGAAATCGGAGATAAAACTCGACAGAAGGTTGCGAGTTACGAGGTAAAAGAAGTGGAAAAAAAGTTCAAGTTGATTAATTTCATCCCTACAGAAGTCAAGTACACTTTACCCATTTttctggaagaggaagaaataatcaagaagaagaccggGGTGATTTCATTCAGCAATCCCTTGGGCGAAAGTGAACGTCGGGTGAAGAGTTACATAAAATATCTCTTACGCTCAGCGGGCATACTGTATCAtgtccttcctccacagCAGATCTCAAATTCGGCGACCATGCCTACTCCTCCTCAATCATCTGATCCTTCATCCAGCCCGTCCTTTATTCTCCAGATCGTAGTTCCGCTACCGAATCAACCGTCATCTACCGCATCATCTACAGCTCCACTTAGTCCATCTTCTCTGACAGGCTGGTTTCCCTctatcttctccttccgaCAGGGACTAAATAAGCCATCTGGCGCATCTCCTGCTGGCCGTTCCGTCTCTGTGCCACCAATCAAGAAGTCACACTCGCCTTCACCAGTTCTTCTTGGGGATAAGGCGGGCTCAAATAGGCGCGATAAGCTGTTGAGATGTTACATCAAGGTAGAGTTTGAAAACAATCAGAGATCGCCGCTATCTGACAGAGATAGGCGAAGTCGAGCATCTTCTGAGACTTTCATCTCACTTCGAGAAGGCTTAGACCTTACTACCTTACATCAAGTTAGCTTATCTTCCACCAATTCCACCTCTACATCTGCAACCCCTGCCCAATCCAACTCAACAGTACACACTACTCCTCGTCCAGCACATCCACAACGTTCAGCCTCTGCCTGTCGCCACCCTCAAGCACGCCCTCACCCTCGACGTGCAGCTTCTTTGGCGCCTGCTTCTAAAGACGCCTTGTCTACTCACCGTACAAACGCCGCTGTTGGAATGATGAATATGACCGTTCCTCCGTCTCCCCTTAGTCGGAACGTGAGCTTAGGCAGCTCACCATCCGACTCTGAAACACCTGCTAGCAGAATATTCAATCGTCCGCCCAGTCGAGCCTCGTCCATCTCTCGCAAAGCAAGTGGTGCTCGCCCTAGTCTTCTTTTGTCCCACGCCCACTCATCATTCACCTTACCAAACCAGTATCCTGCAAGGTTATCAAGCATCGAATCCAAAATTCACATCCATCTTTCTGACCAGCGAGCATATTCTGTCCTGGTGAAAGCGCTTGACATTAAGCATGATGGAGCCTTGGGGATGCACCACGGAGTTGGCGATCCTGCATTGTCACCAATGTCCGTGCGGCGGCCAAGTCTGGCGCCAAGCGTGACAGAAGGGGTGGAAATTCCTAATGGtggattggaagaagagttggagTTGGAGccagagagagggagagcaAGGAGTAAAGATGATGGGTCGTCTTTATTATTTGGCTACAGGAATGGCAACGTACCGTCGCCTCTTTCACCGAtcagcaccagcaccaaGTTGCCACTGGCCACAACAACGATCATCGATGCATTGACACCTGTCGATATACGTTTGGAGGGCAATGCTAATAGAGGGCATAGACCGAGAGATCATTTCGAGAAACGTGCGCCGAGAGATACGAGTAGAGGTAGAGGATTGCTGAACATGTTGTTTGGCAAGTCGGGAGATATAAAAGTGTCAAGATCTTCCAGTGTGCCGCCATTAGCATCTGGAGAGATAATGACGCCTCCCTTGTGGTGAAGACCGTTGTTTTTATTGTGTTTCGGTTTCTTCGTTGTTACAAATGTCAGTAGTACAATCGTTAGCATATATAGAAGGTCTGCAACATCCACAATGATTCTCCACAGGAAAACTAGATGCAAAAGGAGCATTATTTCATATCGCGCCTACACCACTGAGACACAATACTTCACAACCGAAGAGCgattttcttcctcacctcCCGTGGCACACCTAATACCTAGGCCTCTCATCGTATCTGGgcctctcttctcgcctTTCGTAACGACTGTCGCGTTCGCTACGGTAGTAATAAGAGTCGCTGAGTCAGACGGGGAAGAAAACATAGCGTTAAACGCTCGATCCAGATAGAGATGACGACACTGTCAGAGAAATGTTAAACTTACGGAGCACCACCGCTGCTTCGGTAGTAGTCATCGTATCTGGAGTACGAGTCAGAAGGAAATCTATTCGTCAGTGGCTTCCTTTACTTACCGGTCTCTAGCATAACGATCGTCATACCTTCGGTCGTCGTACCGGTCCCGACGGTCATATCTGTCACGCTCATCGTCTATGGTTCATTAGCTACTACGTTTCCCAAGTGTTTCAATGAGTATCACTTACAAgcccgaggaggaggtcggTCATAGTATCGAGAGTCGTAAGACCTAGGTTGGTACGGCCTGTCATAAGAGCTGTGCTGAGGTCGGCTATCGGCCTTCACACCATGATATCGGCCAGGAGTGGGTGTACGAGCTCGACCTCGTCGAGCCTAATATAGCCGTCAGTAGATATCCTACTTACGTAAATGTCTCAAAGCACGTACATGAGCAACAGTAATGCTCTTGCCTTCGACATTCTGGCCAGAAAGCTGGTCAATTGCAGCTTGCGCCTCCTCCGGGGACTCCATCATGACAAAACCGAAGCCACGGGACTCCTCTGATACTTCATTAAAAATTGCTAACCCCATGCGTATCATAACTCACGAGAGTGGGGGTCAACCATGATCTGAACCTTGGCAACCTTGCCAATTTGGCTGAACAAATCTTCAAGCTGACGCTCGGTAACGGCACGAGATAAGCCACTGACGTGAAGGTTATTACCTTGGTTGACAGTGTTAGGTCCGTCACCGCTGCTGTTAGATCAGCAATATTACTTGCATTGCAGACATAACATTAAACCTACCGTCCCCTATCAGCCCTCTCAGGGGCCCTGGCAGGACTCCTACTCCTATCCCTTCTTGGGCTCCTGGCATCGTCACCTCGAGTTTCACGTCGAGGAGAGCTCTCCCTAGCATAAGAATCGACAGGAGCACCATTGGTAGCAGAGGAATCCTTCCAGACTGTCGAACAAGAGTCAGCCGTCAGTCGGGTCGGGTTAGGCGGGTATATATGGTTGAAACGTCATGAAGCGGAAAGTGGCAGAATTGCGGGACCGCGGCGAGAGTAGAAAACTGATGGTACAGATATCGAGCGCTTATGCTGATcatgaaaaagaagacagCGGCCTTGAACAATCATGGCTGCCTCATCGTATATCTGAGCGCTAGCCTTCAACCGGCATGTTGCAAGACTGGTTTCTCGACACCCCTCTTCGGGTCTCATGACAGATCGCATCAAAAAATATCCTGATTGTGCTGGTACGATTGTTGCGGACCATTGAGAGAATCGAACACGACGAAGGCGCGAACTATCAAGACTCGACAAGGCGGCAAGCGCGGGAGCGTTGTACGCGGAAATGGGGGTTGGGAAGCGAAAAGCCGCAGGAGAAAGCTGATAATAGACTGGGCTGGAGTTTGGACATACCGTCGTTGGGGTCGGACATTGTGGTTGCGAATATGGAGATTTAGTTgatagaaagagagatgatggtCAATGGGAACATTCACGAGAGAGAACAACGGCTGTGACGACCAAAAGCGCGGGAATATACGGGAATTCAGCTCGTGGCagagatcgggacacccCCAGA from Cryptococcus neoformans var. neoformans B-3501A chromosome 4, whole genome shotgun sequence includes:
- a CDS encoding hypothetical protein (HMMPfam hit to Pkinase, Protein kinase domain, score: 199.0, E(): 9.1e-57), which produces MVVTVIAPHDLHRNSPSNAADALSSGLSPISFDQRDRGHNTGYKLSPESSAVISSPPQPTHMSLPRRSDTFPPSLESDELDHAGPSHATSRPIPPPPNPRRHRSGILMSRVRAASGSSIKMKSAVSGSKSHGDLMSVVERIDDDLVEDDEMEELDEEADFDKDESLRRRRLRGRSNDGWKRIVSEGGRHESTDEGGEASFWDNSARYYHHLHSHPSSRTGSITASPEPSPVASHSASPIIVPRSLSLPQHGIGPPLQGTSKSLSPNQQFLQSRLPPTFPNCPNGTVQETNFQEHFCPAAMVFTPTTQEWKDFQAMPEWKTLHESKEETSFSGGSSEDAAQNQHSRHASLESDSDKFLSARPALRSTISAEYLGPEDYHTPDPGSPSGKSGEIDDSAKPSFKPNIISASPIIYPTDRMASSVVPFDFSSTAEESQLPDGRIMSHGALGLENTAPTLSSNDHVVRNSDHPPPPVRWNSIGNRDSLRAVHGPEAPTLPRTKTKRELEREKLLKMVDEELEAENQLSKNDGWGGGVQQIGNGLGLDHVKSNSTGNIQSVKLVEEEKGPIPDVRIDPDALERPSSADPLENSKLGMQPPNPFDSGFGQAQSKLNQKASLSPTHPFKPSPLNAEPIVAEDAHSIPSTTSVTPHDTTPTGEIPPPIFPEPPATSLDSIRDYARGLAPPGSPRTGDAVPPKSPRSTRKRDTNRVSLVAGRVVQPFTLPASTSLPASSKPPESPSLQAFSPFRSPALSRPSSATLQHHSFSRLDSTLSIAPSTGVPSECGTPTEEKAGGMGGRGIDDYVILKEAGKGAYGLVMRAKLKGPKGEPVGDEVIIKYIIKARILADCWKKHKVLGPIPVEIHVMDQLRHLLYTPPKQMNPWDPARSRSGATKPDGASRSDNEVVSTLETPGSPGSGSENGRLYTSTQKHIAEEIKSSPQRGHPNICKLVDFFEDKEFYYLVMPCFGNGMDLFDRVESQPSGLESFEVRSLIGQLSDAVQFLHANGIVHRDIKDENVVLDGSGHCQLIDFGSAAHWRPGKKWDTFSGTLHYASPEILRGEMYGGKEQDIWALGVVTYVLLVGETPFSELPDEVLHGLAPDSKAYAALMDRCGAGHEEEGEESDGGGKLRDAADFVMRCMEPEVGDRPSAEVLLEHRYLRGRDGWVGKKGWIKV
- a CDS encoding hypothetical protein (HMMPfam hit to Pkinase, Protein kinase domain, score: 76.7, E(): 6e-20); this translates as MPRTEETQYPGAGTLYVYSASPHRGISPSRSNKRRQSPSAWATIPTKWEDIVTIKEEPVTMATPDSLLQNGIAEFTYLPYSSEGVLGRGKFSTVYKVTGSDGNYHALKHTPLYPHHPLISARLLREPTLLAELPRHPCLIGVEGWVRTEGHFYLVEEYATNHVPLPTHPLPITPSRAAYILDQLVSCVRDTLHEKGRVCHRDLKGDNILVDADSGDIIILDLGLATRFSMSQPKLSTCCGSPAFHSPEIVMALSRPPGEITYYGPELDIWCIALTLLSLLLQVRFPLGPKHTSPYVMRERAMDRLQELDELYPRHSPWRPRPLSRSARMNGYDRANTQDTDVDFEKHEWRRVRKAMDDFLDIDGVRRMEKFRAYEIGDKTRQKVASYEVKEVEKKFKLINFIPTEVKYTLPIFLEEEEIIKKKTGVISFSNPLGESERRVKSYIKYLLRSAGILYHVLPPQQISNSATMPTPPQSSDPSSSPSFILQIVVPLPNQPSSTASSTAPLSPSSLTGWFPSIFSFRQGLNKPSGASPAGRSVSVPPIKKSHSPSPVLLGDKAGSNRRDKLLRCYIKVEFENNQRSPLSDRDRRSRASSETFISLREGLDLTTLHQVSLSSTNSTSTSATPAQSNSTVHTTPRPAHPQRSASACRHPQARPHPRRAASLAPASKDALSTHRTNAAVGMMNMTVPPSPLSRNVSLGSSPSDSETPASRIFNRPPSRASSISRKASGARPSLLLSHAHSSFTLPNQYPARLSSIESKIHIHLSDQRAYSVLVKALDIKHDGALGMHHGVGDPALSPMSVRRPSLAPSVTEGVEIPNGGLEEELELEPERGRARSKDDGSSLLFGYRNGNVPSPLSPISTSTKLPLATTTIIDALTPVDIRLEGNANRGHRPRDHFEKRAPRDTSRGRGLLNMLFGKSGDIKVSRSSSVPPLASGEIMTPPLW
- a CDS encoding hypothetical protein (Match to ESTs gb|CF189981.1|CF189981, gb|CF189373.1|CF189373, gb|CF191678.1|CF191678; HMMPfam hit to RRM_1, RNA recognition motif. (a.k.a. RRM, RBD, or RNP domain), score: 85.0, E(): 1.9e-22) — its product is MSDPNDVWKDSSATNGAPVDSYARESSPRRETRGDDARSPRRDRSRSPARAPERADRGRGDGPNTVNQGNNLHVSGLSRAVTERQLEDLFSQIGKVAKVQIMVDPHSQESRGFGFVMMESPEEAQAAIDQLSGQNVEGKSITVAHARRGRARTPTPGRYHGVKADSRPQHSSYDRPYQPRSYDSRYYDRPPPRAYDERDRYDRRDRYDDRRYDDRYARDRYDDYYRSSGGAPERDSRYERREERPRYDERPRY